The genomic DNA CCGATTCAGAATGAACATGTAATGAAAAGGGTGCATATCGTCTGGGGATTTGGTCACGTCACGGGGGTGCTCTACGATACTCCGACGGCCAGGAAAGTCCTTGCGGCGCTTCCAATCGAATCCGAATCTAAACGCTGGGGGGACGAAGCGTACTTTGAGACCGGTATCACGGCGGAGCTGGAACCGGATGCCAGAGATGTCGTAGAACCCGGCTCTATCTGCTTCTGGGTCGAGGGGAACTCGATCGCCATCGCCTGGGGTCCGACACCCATCTCCAAAGCAGGGGAGTGCAGGATG from Nitrospinota bacterium includes the following:
- a CDS encoding cyclophilin-like fold protein, giving the protein MPIQNEHVMKRVHIVWGFGHVTGVLYDTPTARKVLAALPIESESKRWGDEAYFETGITAELEPDARDVVEPGSICFWVEGNSIAIAWGPTPISKAGECRM